TGGTGCGCATTCCCGAAGCGCAGTCCATTTTATCCAGTTTTCCTCATCAACTTTCCGGCGGCATGCGCCAGCGCGTGATGATTGCCATGGCGCTCTCGTGTCGCCCGGCGGTCCTGATTGCCGACGAGCCCACCACCGCGCTGGACGTCACTATTCAGGCGCAAATTCTGCAACTGATCGCCGTGCTGCAAAAAGAGATGTCGATGGGGGTTATTTTTATTACCCACGATATGGGCGTGGTGGCGGATATTGCCGATCGCGTGCTGGTGATGAACCAGGGCGAAGCGGTGGAAACCGGCAGCGTTGGGCGGGTTTTTCGCGACCCGCAACATCCTTACACCAAAGCGCTGCTGGCGGCGGTGCCGAAGCTTGGCGCGATGAACGGCAGCAACCTTCCGCGCCGCTTCCCGCTGATTTCGCCGAAAAACCCTCAGCTTCAGGAAGCGGAAACCGAGCAGGATACCGTGGTGCCCGGCGAGCCGATTTTGCAGGTGCGGGATCTGGTCGCCCGTTTTCCGCTGCGCGGCGGCCTTCTCAATCGCGTGACCAAAGAAGTGCATGCGGTAGAAGGCGTTAGCTTCGATCTGTGGCCCGGGGAAACGCTTTCGCTGGTGGGGGAATCCGGCAGCGGTAAATCCACCACCGGGCGCGCGCTGCTGCGGCTGGTGGAAAGTCAGGGCGGGTCGATTACCTTTAATGGTGAGCGGATCGATACCTTATCCGACCATAAGATGAAGCCTATCCGCCGCGATATTCAGTTTATTTTTCAGGATCCCTACGCGTCGCTCGACCCGCGCCAGACGGTGGGCGATTCAATAATCGAGCCGCTACGCGTACATAACCTGTTGGGTGAAGCCGAAGGTCGCCAACGCGTGGAGTGGCTGCTGGAGCGGGTAGGGCTGAAGCCGGAGCACGCCTGGCGTTATCCGCATGAGTTCTCCGGCGGGCAGCGCCAGCGCATCTGTATTGCCCGCGCGCTGGCGCTAAACCCGCGAGTGGTGGTGGCCGATGAATCGGTTTCGGCATTAGATGTCTCTATTCGCGCGCAAATTATTAACTTATTGCTCGATTTGCAGCGTGAAATGGGGATCGCTTTTCTGTTTATCTCCCATGATATGGCCGTCGTGGAGCGCATCAGTCACCGGGTGGCAGTGATGTATCTGGGGCAAATTGTTGAAATTGGCCCGAGACGCGCGGTATTTGAAAACCCGCAACATCCTTACACCCGCAAACTGATGTCGGCGGTTCCGGTCGCCGATCCGGCGCATCAGCCGGCGCAACGGGTGCTGTTATCGGACGATATGCCCAGCAATATCCGCAAACGCGGCGAATCAATGCAACGCGTACAGTTGCAAAACGTGGGGCCGGGACACTTTGTTGCCAGAACGACGCCGGGCAGCACGCAATCCCGTTTTTAATTGATTACTGACAGGGTTCTTCAGGAGAGCAGTATGACAGACATCGTTTCCCGACACTGGCGGGCCGTTGCAGGCGTGATATTCGCGCTGACCGCCCTTCCGTCTTTCGCCGC
The nucleotide sequence above comes from Kosakonia sp. H02. Encoded proteins:
- the gsiA gene encoding glutathione ABC transporter ATP-binding protein GsiA, with amino-acid sequence MSQGLEPEADVVLDVSHLNIAFSDDKQLTPVVRNLSFTLKRGETLAIVGESGSGKSVTALSLLRLIEQAGGEVSCDHMCLTRRNRQKVDLNKLSSSQMRSVRGADIAMIFQEPMTSLNPVFPVGEQIAESIRLHQKLGREDAMTEARRMLDLVRIPEAQSILSSFPHQLSGGMRQRVMIAMALSCRPAVLIADEPTTALDVTIQAQILQLIAVLQKEMSMGVIFITHDMGVVADIADRVLVMNQGEAVETGSVGRVFRDPQHPYTKALLAAVPKLGAMNGSNLPRRFPLISPKNPQLQEAETEQDTVVPGEPILQVRDLVARFPLRGGLLNRVTKEVHAVEGVSFDLWPGETLSLVGESGSGKSTTGRALLRLVESQGGSITFNGERIDTLSDHKMKPIRRDIQFIFQDPYASLDPRQTVGDSIIEPLRVHNLLGEAEGRQRVEWLLERVGLKPEHAWRYPHEFSGGQRQRICIARALALNPRVVVADESVSALDVSIRAQIINLLLDLQREMGIAFLFISHDMAVVERISHRVAVMYLGQIVEIGPRRAVFENPQHPYTRKLMSAVPVADPAHQPAQRVLLSDDMPSNIRKRGESMQRVQLQNVGPGHFVARTTPGSTQSRF